The following proteins are encoded in a genomic region of Blastopirellula marina:
- a CDS encoding HlyD family secretion protein — protein MIALFVILYTFGIWLFYIKLKVKPNPINLAVATVIGFVAVSAIVILWQFSAPTSGQLVVSRYTIQIVPQVKGPIVSLNAKPNKPLKKGKDILFEIQKDLYEIAVRQNEATLGAAQQTVTQSEAAIKVAEATVTEAVANAAATKSELDAKNETNEKSPGAVSKIQIIQLTDRYDAAQATVAKSKATQDEAVVALEIAKQNVDLAQANLDKSKFDLSQCTVYAPADGFVTNWQVREGAMAVPLPLAPMGTFIDTSTVDIVAVFSQNVTKNIQPGDAVEFALKAYPGQVLKGKVDSIIPATGEGQFVTSGVLTTPDAIHSSGKFAVKIKLEDESLMQSIPMGTAGMCTVYTKTGSPFHVISKVTVRIKAWMYYLIPF, from the coding sequence ATGATCGCGTTGTTTGTCATCCTCTACACGTTCGGAATCTGGCTTTTTTATATCAAGCTCAAGGTCAAGCCGAATCCGATTAACTTGGCCGTGGCAACCGTAATTGGGTTTGTCGCCGTGAGTGCGATTGTCATTCTGTGGCAATTCTCGGCGCCAACATCGGGCCAACTTGTCGTGTCGCGTTACACGATTCAGATCGTCCCCCAAGTCAAAGGGCCGATTGTCAGCCTGAATGCCAAGCCGAACAAACCACTTAAAAAGGGCAAAGATATCTTGTTCGAGATCCAAAAGGATCTTTACGAGATCGCCGTTCGCCAAAACGAAGCCACCCTGGGCGCGGCTCAACAAACGGTTACTCAATCGGAGGCCGCCATCAAAGTTGCGGAAGCCACCGTCACCGAGGCGGTAGCAAACGCGGCAGCCACTAAGTCAGAACTCGATGCGAAGAATGAAACGAACGAAAAGTCCCCTGGGGCCGTGAGTAAGATTCAGATCATTCAGCTCACCGATCGTTACGATGCCGCTCAGGCCACCGTCGCGAAATCGAAAGCAACCCAGGACGAAGCGGTAGTCGCCCTCGAAATCGCCAAGCAGAACGTCGACCTGGCACAAGCCAACCTCGACAAATCAAAGTTCGATCTTAGCCAGTGCACCGTCTATGCCCCCGCGGATGGCTTCGTTACCAATTGGCAGGTACGCGAAGGCGCGATGGCGGTTCCTCTTCCCCTGGCACCTATGGGAACGTTTATCGATACGTCGACCGTCGATATCGTAGCGGTCTTCAGCCAGAATGTGACCAAGAATATTCAGCCGGGTGACGCAGTGGAATTCGCCTTGAAAGCCTATCCCGGTCAAGTCCTGAAAGGAAAGGTCGATTCAATCATCCCCGCCACCGGCGAAGGCCAATTTGTCACTAGCGGCGTGCTGACCACCCCCGACGCAATTCACTCCAGTGGTAAATTTGCCGTGAAGATCAAGCTGGAAGACGAAAGCCTCATGCAATCTATCCCGATGGGTACCGCGGGCATGTGCACCGTCTACACTAAGACCGGTTCGCCGTTTCACGTCATCAGTAAAGTCACCGTTCGCATCAAAGCGTGGATGTATTATCTAATCCCGTTTTAA
- a CDS encoding DUF3302 domain-containing protein, which translates to MIDFATLFAWFVITVLFAVIVSAIVAIGSLPGSIAQKRNHPHASAIAAASWLGLLFGGLGWAVAFVWALMPCGTNSQEAASQQNDSLQQQIADLQAEVAALKSQLAQSA; encoded by the coding sequence ATGATTGATTTCGCTACGCTGTTCGCCTGGTTTGTAATAACGGTCTTATTCGCCGTGATTGTCTCGGCGATTGTGGCGATCGGCTCGCTCCCAGGCAGCATCGCCCAAAAGCGAAATCATCCACATGCGTCAGCGATCGCGGCGGCCAGTTGGCTGGGCTTGCTTTTCGGCGGACTTGGCTGGGCGGTGGCTTTCGTCTGGGCACTGATGCCATGCGGCACGAATTCGCAAGAAGCCGCCTCCCAACAGAACGATTCGCTCCAACAACAGATCGCCGATCTTCAGGCGGAAGTTGCTGCCTTGAAAAGCCAGCTTGCCCAATCCGCCTAG
- a CDS encoding arylsulfatase, translating into MNLPRTFFAVLCALVTTTFAQAAEQPNILVIWGDDIGLWNVSHVSRGMMGYQTPNIDRIAREGLYFTDYYGQQSCTAGRAAFMGGTVPVRTGMTKVGLPGAKEGWQKTDVTIATILKSQGYATGQFGKNHFGDLDEHLPTMHGFDEFFGNLYHLNAEEEPENRDYPNDLVLPSGKTFREQYGPRGVLKCKANGDGTQSIENTGPLTKKRMETIDEETNAAAKDFIQRQVKADKPFFCWWNATRMHFRTHVKEEHKGISGPSGDEYHDGMVEHDMMVGELLDLVDELKISDNTIVFYSTDNGPHYNTWPDAGTTPFRSEKNSNWEGAYRVPAFVRWPGKFPAGKTLNGIVAHEDWMMTFAAAAGAPDIKEKLMEGVELNGRKYRNHPDGYNMLDYFMGKTDKSPRKEFFYVNDDGQVVALRLDQWKGVFLENRGQAFGVWREPFTELRVPLLFNLRRDPFEKAQHNSNTYDDWFLERAYVLVPMQQVAGKFLKTMADYPPSQTPGSFNLEKIQKQIEDAASGK; encoded by the coding sequence ATGAATTTGCCACGGACCTTTTTCGCAGTGCTATGCGCGTTGGTCACTACGACCTTCGCCCAAGCTGCCGAACAACCCAACATCCTAGTTATCTGGGGTGATGACATCGGACTTTGGAATGTCAGTCATGTCAGCCGTGGGATGATGGGTTATCAAACGCCTAATATTGATCGGATCGCTCGCGAAGGCCTTTACTTCACCGACTACTACGGTCAACAAAGCTGCACGGCTGGTCGTGCCGCATTCATGGGCGGCACCGTTCCCGTACGCACGGGGATGACCAAGGTTGGTCTACCCGGGGCCAAAGAAGGTTGGCAGAAGACGGACGTGACGATCGCGACGATCCTTAAGAGCCAAGGTTACGCGACTGGTCAGTTCGGCAAGAATCATTTCGGTGATCTCGACGAACACTTGCCCACCATGCACGGCTTCGATGAGTTCTTCGGTAATCTCTATCACTTAAATGCGGAAGAAGAACCTGAGAATCGCGATTACCCCAACGACCTTGTCCTGCCGAGCGGCAAGACTTTCCGGGAACAATATGGGCCGCGCGGTGTGCTGAAGTGCAAAGCCAACGGCGACGGTACGCAGTCGATCGAAAACACGGGGCCTCTGACCAAGAAGCGGATGGAAACGATCGATGAAGAAACCAACGCGGCAGCTAAGGACTTCATCCAGCGTCAAGTGAAAGCCGATAAGCCGTTTTTCTGCTGGTGGAATGCGACACGCATGCACTTCCGCACGCACGTCAAGGAAGAGCACAAAGGTATCTCAGGCCCTTCCGGTGACGAATACCATGACGGCATGGTCGAACACGACATGATGGTCGGCGAGCTGCTAGACTTGGTTGATGAGTTAAAGATCTCGGACAATACCATTGTCTTCTACTCGACCGACAACGGTCCGCACTACAACACGTGGCCCGACGCTGGTACCACGCCGTTCCGCAGCGAGAAGAACTCGAACTGGGAAGGTGCTTACCGCGTGCCTGCTTTCGTTCGTTGGCCAGGCAAGTTCCCTGCCGGTAAAACACTGAACGGCATCGTGGCTCACGAAGACTGGATGATGACCTTCGCCGCTGCCGCCGGCGCTCCCGACATCAAAGAAAAATTGATGGAAGGGGTGGAGCTGAACGGCCGCAAGTATCGCAATCACCCAGACGGTTACAACATGCTGGATTACTTCATGGGCAAGACCGATAAATCTCCTCGGAAGGAATTCTTCTACGTCAATGATGACGGGCAGGTTGTTGCTTTACGACTCGATCAATGGAAGGGTGTGTTTCTGGAAAACCGCGGTCAGGCTTTCGGGGTCTGGCGTGAACCTTTTACCGAACTGCGTGTTCCGCTGCTGTTCAACTTGCGTCGCGATCCATTTGAGAAAGCCCAGCATAACTCGAACACTTACGATGACTGGTTCCTGGAACGAGCCTACGTCTTGGTGCCAATGCAACAAGTTGCTGGTAAGTTCCTGAAGACGATGGCCGACTATCCGCCAAGTCAAACGCCTGGTTCATTCAACCTCGAGAAAATTCAGAAGCAGATCGAAGACGCTGCTTCTGGGAAATAG